Proteins from one Dromiciops gliroides isolate mDroGli1 chromosome 6, mDroGli1.pri, whole genome shotgun sequence genomic window:
- the LOC122731649 gene encoding olfactory receptor 5D13-like, whose amino-acid sequence MIRTDKNQSASVIFILLGFSDYPDLQVPLFLLFLTIYVVTVVGNLGMIVIIRINPKLHTPMYFFLSHLSFVDFCYSTGVTPKLLENLVVEDRTISFEGCLTQFFFTAHFVVTETFLLAVMAYDRFVAICKPLLYTVSMSQKLCVLLVAAAYSWGIISSLIFTYSLIVLSFCETKVINNFLCEYSVILSASCSDKHFSEIILFIVANFNALCTLSIILTSYICIFITIMKMHSGSGRLKAFSTCASHLTAVTIFYGTILFLYCVPNSKGSWLMVRVTSVFYTVVIPMLNPLIYSLRNKDVKESIRKLMDIETFTH is encoded by the coding sequence ATGATAAGAACTGACAAGAATCAGAGTGCTTCAGTCATCTTCATCCTCTTAGGCTTCTCAGATTATCCAGACCTCCAAGTCCCCCTCTTTCTATTGTTCTTGACCATCTATGTGGTCACTGTTGTGGGAAATCTGGGCATGATTGTAATCATTAGGATCAACCCTAAACTCCATACCCCCATGTACTTTTTCCTTAGCCACTTGTCCTTTGTGGATTTCTGCTACTCCACTGGAGTCACACCCAAGCTCTTAGAAAACCTAGTTGTGGAAGACAGAACTATCTCTTTTGAGGGTTGCCTCACACAGTTCTTTTTTACAGCTCACTTTGTGGTGACAGAGACTTTCCTATTAGCAGTGATGGCCTATGACCGTTTTGTGGCCATTTGCAAACCCCTGCTTTACACTGTTTCTATGTCACAGAAACTCTGTGTCCTTCTGGTAGCTGCAGCATATTCATGGGGCATCATTTCTTCTCTAATATTTACCTACTCTCTCATTGTGTTGTCATTTTGTGAAActaaagttattaataattttctctgtGAGTACTCTGTCATCCTCTCAGCCTCCTGCTCTGATAAACACTTTAGTGAAATAATACTTTTCATTGTTGCTAACTTTAATGCTCTTTGCACTCTCAGCATTATTCTCACAtcctatatttgtatttttatcaccATTATGAAAATGCATTCAGGGAGTGGGAGACTTAAGGCATTCTCTACCTGTGCCTCACACTTGACAGCTGTGACCATCTTCTATGGAACAATTCTCTTCCTCTACTGTGTTCCTAATTCCAAAGGTTCATGGCTTATGGTTAGAGTAACCTCAGTTTTTTATACTGTGGTAATTCCCATGCTGAATCCACTCATTTATAGTCTGAGAAACAAAGATGTAAAAGAAAGCATCAGGAAATTAATGGATATTGAAACTTTTACTCACTAA